The following coding sequences lie in one Myxococcus xanthus genomic window:
- a CDS encoding LVIVD repeat-containing protein produces MRAPILLLQRLHLMSVRIACPLLTLVCAVSLSACSSSEPPPPTPPPEPPAYTGPWAVLPEMGEWVDPGAFESCPAQTSQAACNAPETLVMPDCDFGSLAGLERQGAIYRAEIRYETQVQPGTVQVLPENGGFQFDASGQPMSVMGRNPHAATMNGERFFISSGPTSQTNLQDRYTFIGCHAQGPRSLTGCVLWCRGSTLRHSGSFRAERMTWREGEPESANLQLLSEMPVGLDTPVDVYVTHGHAYVVAIDRRGVGGGLAVFNVSNPYIPVQQTVIRFGHSDYWNAVWARDNALYVGSARSGLLVFDLADPRLPAFVRNHPSGGGPVDVHTLFVDGNRLYAMSPSHKQTIIFDITQPLEPQLLTRFTYPRSAGYPHDAFAYEGRLYINHLDDGFLIAGLDGETPELLGRYTYPHAFSHANAVGTFNGRTVAFEGGETMGSHIRVLDVTDPANIVKIGEYRLRGLTSVHNMLLVGTRLYVAYYHEGVRVLDVSNPSQPREIAYYNTFRESDPNRTDKLTDGAIGIRVPGDGRIYVVDTSRGLLIFNEP; encoded by the coding sequence ATGCGGGCGCCCATTCTCCTCCTCCAGAGGCTGCACCTCATGTCTGTTCGTATCGCATGCCCGTTGCTGACGCTCGTTTGCGCCGTGTCGTTGTCCGCCTGTTCTTCGTCGGAGCCCCCGCCCCCCACGCCGCCTCCCGAGCCGCCGGCGTATACCGGCCCCTGGGCGGTGCTTCCGGAGATGGGGGAATGGGTGGACCCCGGGGCCTTCGAGTCTTGTCCCGCGCAGACGTCCCAAGCGGCGTGCAACGCGCCGGAGACACTGGTGATGCCAGACTGTGACTTCGGCTCGCTCGCGGGCCTGGAGCGGCAGGGCGCCATCTACCGCGCGGAAATCCGGTACGAGACCCAGGTACAGCCCGGCACCGTACAAGTCCTCCCGGAGAACGGTGGTTTCCAGTTCGATGCCTCGGGCCAGCCCATGTCCGTCATGGGGCGCAATCCCCATGCAGCCACCATGAATGGCGAGCGGTTCTTCATCTCCTCCGGACCCACGAGCCAAACCAATCTCCAGGACCGCTACACATTCATCGGCTGTCACGCCCAGGGTCCACGGAGCCTCACCGGCTGCGTTCTCTGGTGCCGAGGCAGCACCCTGCGCCATAGCGGTAGCTTCCGCGCCGAGCGCATGACGTGGCGAGAGGGCGAGCCCGAGTCCGCCAACCTCCAGCTCCTGTCCGAAATGCCCGTGGGCCTGGACACGCCTGTGGACGTGTATGTCACCCACGGCCACGCCTATGTCGTGGCCATCGACCGGCGAGGAGTCGGCGGCGGCCTCGCCGTCTTCAACGTGAGCAATCCCTACATTCCCGTCCAGCAGACGGTCATCCGATTCGGCCATAGCGACTACTGGAATGCCGTGTGGGCTCGAGACAATGCGCTCTACGTCGGCAGCGCTCGCTCCGGCCTGCTCGTGTTCGACCTGGCCGACCCGCGGTTGCCCGCCTTCGTGCGCAACCACCCGAGCGGTGGCGGCCCAGTCGACGTGCACACCCTCTTCGTGGATGGAAACCGGCTCTATGCCATGTCGCCATCCCACAAGCAGACGATCATCTTCGACATCACCCAACCACTGGAGCCTCAGCTCCTCACCCGCTTCACGTATCCCAGAAGTGCGGGCTATCCGCATGACGCCTTCGCGTATGAGGGGCGCCTCTACATCAACCACCTCGACGATGGCTTCCTCATCGCAGGGCTGGACGGCGAGACGCCGGAGTTGCTCGGCCGATACACCTATCCCCATGCCTTCAGCCACGCCAACGCGGTGGGTACCTTCAATGGCCGCACCGTGGCCTTCGAGGGCGGCGAGACCATGGGCTCCCATATCCGCGTGCTGGACGTCACCGACCCGGCGAACATCGTGAAGATTGGCGAGTACCGGCTGCGCGGCCTCACCTCCGTCCACAACATGCTGCTGGTGGGCACGCGGCTCTACGTCGCGTACTACCATGAGGGTGTGCGCGTATTGGACGTGTCCAATCCCTCGCAGCCTCGCGAGATCGCGTACTACAACACCTTCCGCGAGTCAGACCCGAACCGGACAGACAAGCTGACCGACGGCGCCATCGGCATCCGCGTGCCGGGGGACGGCCGCATCTACGTCGTGGACACGTCGCGCGGGCTGCTCATCTTCAACGAGCCGTAG
- a CDS encoding response regulator: MNSRTLLFLEDDKDLQSLVGTFLREKGYRVEPARSAAEAQAVLARVPVDAAIVDGLLPGMTGADFIRELRKTQPKLPILFASAFWKDLKSHELLTRQLGVVRIIHKPYKPEELLVWVNQLFPAPALPPPPPPEALEEAEEVDVEVDDLAASLASLNAEYGARLKEKVAALEALLVRGRGGDAAALEEAYTVVHKLHGTAGSYGFAEVSIRAGQLEAVLLPARAGAPVDVAALDASFRTLAAAASVPVKPAAAPPQSSEGVLLVVDEDAKLLAEAERMGRQVGVGVVTARTADAACEVARRQWVDGVLVHLDLGGPLGGLAVAHALRAEESLPVLPLAVTGARDVLEERVAAAHAGASLFLPRPFTARDFSAAAERMVAARRPERARVMVVDDDPDAIAALTQALASDQIEVVGLNDAHGLMEALAQHRPDLLLLDVQMPGPSGFDLCRILRSTPEWQELPVLLITAHLGLEFRLAAFQAGADDYLSKPVLREELRARVQARLERTRLSRERAERDGLTGLLLRRPFLDGLRARLAESRRQGKPLALCFLDVDHFKQVHDRYGHLAGDRVLMWLGRLLGARFRREDVRGRWGGEEFVVGLLGEGAGSASEILARTAAELSEMTFDGDTGEPFHVTFSAGIAVSPGDGDTVEALLRTADARLLRAKENGRNRIEA, translated from the coding sequence ATGAACAGCAGGACGCTCCTGTTCCTGGAGGACGACAAGGATTTGCAGTCCCTGGTGGGCACCTTCCTGCGTGAGAAGGGCTACCGCGTGGAGCCCGCGCGCAGCGCGGCGGAGGCGCAGGCCGTGTTGGCGCGCGTGCCGGTGGACGCCGCCATCGTGGACGGCCTGCTGCCGGGGATGACGGGCGCGGACTTCATCCGTGAGTTGCGCAAGACGCAGCCCAAGCTGCCCATCCTCTTCGCCTCCGCCTTCTGGAAGGATTTGAAGAGCCACGAGCTGCTGACGCGGCAGCTGGGCGTGGTGCGCATCATCCACAAGCCCTACAAGCCGGAGGAGCTGCTCGTCTGGGTGAACCAGCTCTTCCCCGCGCCCGCTCTGCCGCCTCCACCGCCGCCCGAGGCGCTGGAGGAGGCGGAGGAAGTGGACGTGGAGGTGGACGACCTGGCCGCCAGCCTGGCGTCGCTCAACGCGGAGTACGGCGCCCGGCTGAAGGAGAAGGTGGCGGCGCTGGAGGCGCTGCTCGTCCGCGGGCGCGGAGGTGACGCGGCGGCGCTGGAGGAGGCCTACACGGTTGTCCACAAGTTGCACGGCACCGCGGGCAGCTACGGCTTCGCGGAGGTGAGCATCCGGGCGGGCCAGCTGGAGGCGGTGCTGCTGCCGGCTCGGGCCGGGGCGCCCGTGGATGTGGCGGCGCTGGACGCGTCCTTCCGCACGCTGGCCGCCGCGGCCTCCGTTCCGGTGAAGCCCGCCGCCGCGCCGCCGCAATCCTCCGAGGGTGTGCTGCTGGTGGTGGACGAGGACGCGAAGCTGCTGGCCGAAGCGGAGCGCATGGGGCGACAGGTGGGCGTGGGCGTGGTGACGGCGCGCACGGCGGACGCGGCGTGTGAGGTGGCGCGGCGGCAGTGGGTGGATGGTGTGCTGGTCCACCTGGACCTGGGCGGTCCACTGGGCGGCCTGGCCGTGGCGCATGCGCTGCGCGCGGAGGAGAGCCTGCCCGTGCTGCCGCTGGCCGTCACGGGTGCCCGGGACGTGCTGGAGGAACGGGTGGCGGCGGCGCACGCGGGGGCGTCCCTCTTCCTGCCACGGCCCTTCACCGCGCGGGACTTCTCCGCTGCGGCCGAGCGCATGGTGGCGGCGCGCCGCCCGGAGCGCGCGCGGGTGATGGTGGTGGATGACGACCCGGACGCCATCGCCGCGCTGACGCAGGCCCTGGCCAGCGACCAGATTGAGGTGGTGGGGCTGAACGACGCGCACGGGCTGATGGAGGCGCTGGCGCAGCACCGGCCGGACCTGCTGCTGTTGGACGTGCAGATGCCGGGGCCCAGCGGCTTCGACCTGTGCCGGATTCTGCGCTCCACGCCGGAGTGGCAGGAGTTGCCGGTGTTGCTGATTACCGCGCACCTGGGGCTGGAGTTCCGGCTGGCGGCCTTCCAGGCGGGGGCGGATGACTACCTCTCCAAGCCGGTGCTGCGCGAGGAGCTGCGCGCGCGCGTGCAGGCCCGGCTGGAGCGCACGCGCCTGTCGCGCGAGCGGGCGGAGCGGGACGGGCTGACGGGCCTGCTGCTGCGCCGGCCCTTCCTGGACGGGCTCCGTGCCCGGTTGGCCGAGTCACGGCGCCAGGGAAAGCCGCTGGCGTTGTGCTTCCTGGACGTGGACCACTTCAAGCAGGTGCATGACCGCTACGGCCACCTGGCGGGCGACCGCGTGTTGATGTGGTTGGGCCGGCTGCTGGGCGCGCGCTTCCGCCGCGAGGACGTGCGGGGCCGCTGGGGTGGGGAGGAGTTCGTGGTGGGGCTCTTGGGGGAGGGCGCGGGCAGCGCCTCGGAAATCCTCGCCCGCACCGCGGCGGAGCTGTCGGAGATGACCTTCGACGGCGACACCGGCGAGCCCTTCCACGTCACCTTTAGCGCGGGCATCGCGGTGTCACCGGGGGACGGCGACACGGTGGAGGCGCTGCTGCGGACCGCGGATGCGCGGTTGCTACGCGCGAAGGAGAACGGCCGCAACCGCATCGAGGCGTGA